One stretch of Muribaculum intestinale DNA includes these proteins:
- a CDS encoding DUF6194 family protein translates to MAITPDDILKYCLDNLEGLVEVNSWGERGVFYNPGGVLKRGVYVLTIKEKDGDNDRASRLDREDVWRVNIGVRKQTFRTLFAELPQRPNKGCIVDMPYDFTAKDVIMPHPVYAWMGWICALTPSDATFELLKPYILESYEYAKEKFSKKMGGTVNRLSENSDRTSVIRESIKRYNDIVESNESFCMKDEAWYMMGLAYQELSDFKKAFTCFKKAAEMNYDEAFVKMGDAYMDGLGVKQNPAMAFRWYRKGADMGEMNAKLRLADCYKHGTGCKADYSKAMEQYLHLAERTGRYWQRYADGIGTALYEIGNMYLLGSGVPIDLKKAAKYFRLAAKKGNRNAESALKKEIFKTLE, encoded by the coding sequence ATGGCTATTACACCTGACGATATTCTGAAATATTGCCTTGACAACCTTGAAGGGCTTGTAGAGGTAAACAGCTGGGGAGAGCGTGGGGTCTTCTACAATCCCGGCGGCGTGCTTAAACGTGGTGTGTATGTCCTGACAATCAAAGAAAAGGATGGCGACAATGACCGGGCTTCCCGCCTTGACCGCGAGGATGTGTGGCGCGTGAATATAGGAGTCAGAAAGCAGACATTCCGCACTTTATTCGCAGAATTGCCACAACGCCCGAATAAAGGTTGTATTGTGGATATGCCATATGACTTTACTGCAAAGGATGTCATTATGCCACATCCGGTCTATGCGTGGATGGGGTGGATTTGCGCTTTGACACCATCTGACGCTACATTTGAATTATTGAAGCCTTACATCCTCGAATCTTACGAATACGCGAAAGAGAAATTCAGTAAAAAGATGGGCGGGACAGTAAACCGGTTATCTGAGAACAGTGATAGAACCTCTGTCATTAGAGAATCGATAAAACGATATAATGATATTGTTGAAAGCAACGAGTCTTTCTGCATGAAGGATGAGGCTTGGTATATGATGGGGCTGGCATATCAAGAGCTGTCTGACTTCAAAAAAGCCTTCACCTGTTTCAAGAAAGCCGCAGAGATGAATTATGACGAAGCCTTTGTTAAGATGGGAGATGCCTATATGGATGGGCTGGGAGTGAAGCAGAATCCGGCCATGGCTTTCCGCTGGTATCGCAAAGGTGCTGACATGGGGGAGATGAACGCCAAGCTGCGACTGGCAGACTGTTATAAGCACGGTACAGGCTGCAAGGCTGATTATTCAAAGGCGATGGAGCAATACCTGCATCTGGCGGAACGCACCGGTCGCTATTGGCAGAGATATGCCGACGGCATCGGTACGGCATTGTATGAAATCGGCAACATGTATCTCCTTGGCTCGGGCGTGCCAATAGATTTGAAAAAAGCCGCCAAATATTTCCGACTTGCCGCCAAGAAAGGCAACCGGAATGCTGAAAGTGCTCTTAAAAAAGAGATATTCAAGACCTTAGAATAA
- a CDS encoding uracil-DNA glycosylase family protein produces the protein MNIKSQLQQLCGDTEFLRLNDINIEPETIRAIMINEVVPFDSDDDFYGKPDSAYMSTTIPLFLKAGIKVNSIQDILNLGIYITHAVKTPKSEYAVSKDSIEESLPYLEHELKLFPNLQVVMLMGDVAKKAFNMISKKASGKNAVPSISTYKLRNTEIFYKGWRILPSYIMTGQNLLIEKSKFQMASEDITLMYRLISDNEK, from the coding sequence ATGAATATAAAATCACAACTGCAACAACTTTGTGGTGATACAGAATTTCTGCGACTTAATGACATAAATATTGAGCCGGAAACAATACGGGCTATCATGATAAACGAAGTTGTCCCGTTTGATTCAGACGATGATTTCTATGGAAAGCCTGACTCCGCATATATGTCAACTACCATCCCATTGTTCCTAAAAGCGGGGATAAAAGTAAATAGCATTCAGGATATATTGAATCTCGGCATCTACATTACCCATGCTGTCAAGACGCCTAAATCGGAATACGCTGTATCAAAGGACAGTATTGAAGAAAGTCTGCCGTATCTTGAACATGAGCTTAAGCTATTTCCCAATCTTCAGGTTGTCATGCTGATGGGTGATGTGGCGAAAAAAGCCTTTAATATGATAAGCAAAAAGGCAAGCGGGAAAAATGCCGTTCCAAGTATATCTACATACAAATTGCGTAACACCGAGATTTTTTATAAAGGATGGCGCATCCTGCCTTCTTATATAATGACAGGACAAAACCTACTGATTGAAAAATCAAAGTTCCAAATGGCATCAGAAGATATTACCTTGATGTATAGACTGATAAGCGATAATGAAAAGTAG
- a CDS encoding DUF4303 domain-containing protein yields MKGKYSRQVKTAVKLIWSSFDRDEIRRGYSILILEAQKGDADALAFIARCFMGESYVWPQAGFKADDENASKLMQKSAMMGSATGVLCAARSANLTPSVERAMPFASFKEAFEEILGQAERGDAFCCYMVGNVYYWGDYLRVEPDYAKQFKDESDYNAWAWPIAKVWYERSFDCGLCAGWGNYCDIRKSGLCEIARDVYEKYYLMLADISPVICNNYGYYLRTEKGDSYGGLLRYVEAARRGDPQGAYNAGHIYEAGEEVDENIDLAYQLYEMAAKCGHPAGQFEVGYYLFEGFGDVEQDYAKAVEWFEKAYQNPKCSETTRTQTAAYLGLCYQEGLGTVQDDDVAFEYLHEAGEDIDNLWESITVKVLTALGVAYAFGRGTEADIELGYQYFEDAVKLGSEEAKEYIDYINSPDFEARERKKEEPATPVAPFWQEVTEKIRDAVTTDLREILGRIDDEHIYTAALVTDRYCCSLFLAVNTLEYLQSEDEEPDDESKWHPDEWGYSDGHGSELVKLSKSLWENHATLPGEAFFFSAMISAMAQVKGSGIFGEGTEEITFFISISDDEDAENLEDSSAMTLNSLELAAAFLNRNK; encoded by the coding sequence ATGAAAGGTAAATATAGCAGGCAGGTGAAAACGGCAGTCAAGCTGATTTGGTCAAGTTTTGACCGCGATGAAATACGCCGGGGATACTCAATACTTATACTGGAGGCGCAAAAGGGCGATGCAGATGCGCTGGCATTCATAGCCCGCTGCTTCATGGGTGAGTCGTATGTGTGGCCGCAGGCAGGCTTCAAAGCTGACGATGAAAACGCATCGAAGCTGATGCAGAAGAGCGCGATGATGGGCAGTGCCACGGGCGTTCTTTGTGCTGCGCGAAGCGCAAACCTCACCCCTTCGGTGGAACGTGCAATGCCGTTCGCCTCGTTTAAGGAAGCGTTTGAGGAGATTCTCGGTCAGGCAGAGCGTGGCGACGCCTTCTGTTGCTACATGGTCGGCAACGTGTATTATTGGGGCGACTATCTGCGTGTCGAGCCAGACTATGCCAAGCAATTCAAAGACGAAAGCGACTATAACGCATGGGCCTGGCCGATAGCAAAGGTGTGGTACGAGCGCAGTTTCGACTGCGGGCTTTGTGCCGGATGGGGCAATTACTGCGACATACGCAAATCCGGCCTCTGCGAGATTGCGCGGGATGTTTATGAGAAATATTACTTGATGCTGGCGGATATTTCACCCGTAATCTGCAACAACTACGGCTATTATCTCCGCACCGAGAAGGGCGACTCATACGGTGGGCTGTTGCGATATGTGGAGGCTGCCCGCAGGGGCGACCCTCAGGGAGCATACAATGCCGGGCATATCTACGAAGCCGGTGAAGAAGTGGATGAGAATATCGACCTTGCATATCAACTCTATGAAATGGCTGCCAAATGCGGACATCCCGCAGGACAATTTGAGGTAGGATATTATCTGTTTGAAGGCTTCGGTGATGTGGAGCAGGACTACGCCAAGGCTGTGGAATGGTTTGAAAAGGCATACCAAAACCCGAAATGCAGCGAGACCACCCGGACGCAGACCGCCGCCTACCTCGGTTTATGCTATCAGGAGGGGCTGGGAACAGTTCAAGACGACGATGTAGCATTCGAGTATCTTCATGAAGCCGGGGAAGACATCGACAATCTATGGGAGTCAATAACCGTCAAGGTGCTCACCGCACTCGGCGTGGCGTATGCCTTCGGACGTGGCACCGAGGCGGATATTGAGTTGGGATACCAGTATTTTGAGGATGCCGTAAAACTCGGTTCGGAAGAAGCCAAAGAGTATATCGACTATATCAACTCGCCCGACTTTGAAGCCCGCGAGCGGAAAAAAGAAGAACCGGCCACTCCCGTAGCCCCGTTCTGGCAGGAAGTGACTGAAAAAATCAGAGATGCGGTTACAACTGACCTGCGCGAAATTCTTGGCCGCATAGATGATGAGCACATATACACTGCCGCCTTGGTCACCGACAGGTATTGCTGCTCTCTTTTTCTCGCTGTGAACACGTTGGAGTACCTTCAAAGCGAAGACGAAGAACCCGATGACGAGAGCAAATGGCATCCGGATGAATGGGGATATTCCGACGGACATGGCAGCGAACTGGTGAAGCTCAGCAAATCGCTGTGGGAAAACCACGCCACTTTGCCGGGCGAAGCCTTTTTCTTCAGCGCAATGATATCAGCGATGGCGCAGGTCAAAGGCTCGGGAATATTCGGAGAAGGCACCGAAGAAATCACATTCTTCATTTCAATATCGGATGATGAAGATGCTGAAAATCTCGAAGACTCGTCAGCCATGACACTGAACAGCCTCGAACTGGCAGCAGCTTTTTTGAATAGAAACAAGTAA
- a CDS encoding transcriptional regulator: protein MLAPLGEIHSRKMMGDYIVYVNEKCVITACDNIAYVKKLPCIAGLMADAKCGCPYTGAKEAYILDLEDAPKSLKVIETIWEYLPFPKSKKQ from the coding sequence ATGCTTGCACCATTAGGCGAGATACACAGTCGCAAGATGATGGGTGATTACATCGTCTACGTCAATGAAAAATGCGTAATCACAGCCTGCGACAACATCGCTTATGTAAAGAAATTACCCTGCATTGCCGGCTTGATGGCAGATGCCAAGTGCGGCTGCCCATATACTGGAGCAAAGGAAGCCTATATTCTTGACTTGGAAGATGCGCCCAAGTCGCTTAAAGTAATTGAAACCATTTGGGAATATCTCCCGTTCCCTAAATCAAAGAAACAGTAA
- a CDS encoding YciI family protein — protein MFIAILTYRKPLSKVDKFLTAHREYLAKHYAAGDFITSGPRSPRIGGVIMMKANNRAEVDTIISQYPFNINGIADYQIVEFTPTMFCEPSLSSLLIQKPVQQ, from the coding sequence ATGTTTATCGCAATACTTACATATAGAAAGCCGTTGAGCAAGGTTGATAAGTTTCTCACCGCGCATCGTGAATATCTTGCCAAACACTATGCAGCCGGCGATTTCATCACATCCGGCCCTCGAAGTCCTCGTATTGGAGGAGTGATAATGATGAAGGCTAATAACCGTGCTGAAGTTGATACTATCATCTCGCAATATCCGTTCAATATCAACGGAATCGCTGACTATCAGATTGTGGAGTTTACTCCGACAATGTTCTGTGAACCGAGTCTCTCCAGTCTGTTAATTCAAAAACCTGTCCAACAATAA
- a CDS encoding DJ-1/PfpI family protein, whose protein sequence is MSNEILYILLPDYAAHETVFLSQAIASDEYAMKENPKYINKVVAPTLEPVKSIGGFRTMPDYSFDTMPDDYAALVLIGGFGWSTPVAERVVPIVKKAVERGKVVGAICNAASFMAKHGFLNAVKHTGNGLDQLKLWGGENYTNPEGYIHAQAVSDGNIVTANGSATLEFAKELLTLLENDTPERIEMYYQFNKQGFCNLFSIE, encoded by the coding sequence ATGAGTAACGAAATTTTATATATACTCCTGCCGGACTATGCGGCGCATGAGACGGTGTTTCTTTCGCAGGCTATCGCCTCCGATGAATATGCGATGAAGGAAAATCCGAAATATATCAATAAGGTGGTCGCCCCGACATTGGAGCCGGTGAAATCAATCGGTGGGTTTCGCACAATGCCGGATTATTCGTTTGATACGATGCCCGATGATTATGCTGCGCTGGTGCTGATTGGTGGTTTCGGGTGGAGTACACCTGTTGCTGAACGGGTTGTGCCAATTGTCAAAAAAGCTGTGGAAAGAGGGAAGGTTGTCGGCGCAATATGCAATGCAGCTTCGTTTATGGCAAAGCACGGTTTCCTCAATGCGGTGAAACATACCGGCAATGGGCTTGACCAGTTGAAGCTGTGGGGTGGAGAGAATTACACTAACCCTGAGGGGTATATCCACGCACAAGCCGTAAGCGATGGAAACATCGTTACCGCCAACGGTTCTGCAACCCTTGAATTTGCAAAAGAGTTACTTACGTTACTCGAAAACGATACACCGGAACGAATAGAAATGTACTATCAGTTCAACAAGCAGGGCTTCTGCAACCTTTTCTCAATCGAATGA
- a CDS encoding zinc ribbon domain-containing protein, whose product MEMKFCQSCGMPLTNEVLGTNANGTPNEDYCIYCYKDGKFTQDITMEQMIDHCAQFTDEINRNSGQNLTVEQMKEQMRQFFPHLKRWKKQ is encoded by the coding sequence ATGGAAATGAAATTCTGTCAGAGCTGCGGAATGCCGCTTACAAATGAAGTACTCGGCACGAATGCCAATGGCACACCAAACGAGGATTATTGCATCTACTGCTACAAGGACGGCAAGTTCACTCAGGATATAACAATGGAGCAGATGATTGATCACTGCGCTCAGTTTACCGATGAGATAAACAGAAACTCAGGTCAAAATCTCACGGTTGAACAGATGAAGGAGCAGATGCGTCAGTTTTTCCCACATCTCAAACGCTGGAAAAAGCAATAG
- a CDS encoding helix-turn-helix transcriptional regulator, producing the protein MPLNRATLIRISTIDRCLQNRYRRWTINDLIDACTDALAEFEGRSNPISRRTFQNDLALMRSDRLGYNAPIVVRDNKYYEYEDPDFSITHLPLNDEGLYALNSALDILRQLQGFPQLASSIDTISKLNEQISRHTGTATPAMDMEHVADYRGAQFIGAIYDAVRKQQTIVIEYQSFKARQPEALVVYPYLLKEYRNRWFLIGEKATNKAPQVNIFALDRIHSVEIDNVHTFKKCVDFDPEHFFDDTIGVTKGIKDKARRVVVRIDRQQAPYVESKPFHKSQKVEQRFRDGSIQLSLKVVLNNELERLILGYGGHIEVIAPPEFRAKVAESVAKAAARYIGHNHCPDSPEK; encoded by the coding sequence ATGCCCCTCAATCGCGCCACCCTGATAAGAATTTCGACCATCGACCGCTGCCTTCAGAACCGCTACAGGCGCTGGACTATCAACGACCTGATTGACGCATGCACGGATGCGCTTGCAGAGTTTGAGGGACGCAGCAACCCCATAAGTCGCCGTACATTTCAAAATGACCTTGCCCTGATGCGTAGCGACCGTCTGGGCTACAATGCCCCGATTGTAGTCCGCGACAATAAATACTATGAATATGAAGACCCGGATTTCAGCATCACACACCTCCCGCTCAACGACGAGGGGCTTTATGCTCTCAATTCTGCACTTGATATTCTTCGGCAGCTCCAGGGTTTCCCTCAGCTGGCATCATCTATCGATACTATCAGTAAACTCAACGAACAGATTTCAAGGCATACGGGAACGGCAACGCCTGCGATGGATATGGAACATGTAGCCGATTACAGAGGCGCACAATTCATAGGAGCGATATATGATGCTGTGAGGAAGCAGCAGACTATCGTCATTGAATATCAGTCGTTCAAGGCACGACAGCCGGAGGCATTGGTGGTGTATCCATATTTATTGAAGGAGTATCGCAACCGATGGTTTCTGATTGGAGAAAAAGCCACAAACAAGGCACCTCAAGTCAATATCTTTGCTCTCGACCGCATACACTCGGTGGAAATTGACAATGTGCATACATTCAAGAAATGTGTTGATTTTGACCCGGAACACTTCTTCGACGATACAATCGGGGTGACAAAGGGGATTAAAGACAAAGCCCGGCGCGTGGTTGTCCGAATCGACCGCCAGCAGGCTCCGTATGTCGAATCAAAGCCGTTTCACAAATCACAGAAAGTAGAGCAGCGATTCCGTGACGGCAGCATACAGCTGTCGCTCAAGGTAGTACTAAACAACGAACTTGAACGCCTAATCCTCGGATATGGAGGCCATATCGAAGTCATCGCACCTCCCGAATTCCGTGCGAAAGTTGCTGAAAGTGTCGCCAAAGCCGCTGCCCGCTATATCGGCCACAATCATTGTCCTGATTCGCCCGAGAAGTAA
- a CDS encoding RtcB family protein, with amino-acid sequence MIVKGKTRSAEIFTDNIEKSAMKWISELCDHSAMESVPVVKMPDVHAGSLCDVGTAYPVTIYVNPDHVGAEIGCMISMRRLSCIISPADFALLDHRIREAVPTGSDICIGNSVKSTDLLWLTNLPTKYFN; translated from the coding sequence ATGATTGTAAAAGGTAAAACAAGATCAGCCGAGATATTCACGGATAATATAGAGAAGTCGGCTATGAAATGGATTTCAGAACTTTGCGACCATTCTGCTATGGAGAGCGTACCCGTTGTCAAGATGCCTGATGTCCATGCCGGCAGCCTGTGTGATGTAGGCACTGCCTATCCGGTGACGATATATGTCAATCCCGACCATGTTGGCGCTGAAATCGGTTGCATGATATCCATGCGCCGTCTTTCTTGTATTATCAGCCCGGCTGATTTTGCTCTGCTTGACCATCGTATCCGCGAGGCTGTCCCTACCGGTTCGGATATATGCATCGGAAATTCGGTAAAATCGACGGATCTCCTATGGCTTACAAATCTGCCGACGAAATACTTCAACTAA
- a CDS encoding IS110 family transposase has product MDRNRTVAGLDVHKDSIYLCIMGHDEAIIFEKTYGVLTPDLRQMCNDMTARGVTEAAMESTAVYWVPVWNELCGSMELKLVNPYFIKQLPGRKSDIKDAQWIAECLLKNLIRGSFVPETIVQDMRKLNRRIMDLNEDLTYNTNKLDAALQRCGFRLSNYVSRIKGKSYQSVLSCIIDGERDPGKLIAKVHGRTINKHGRQTIMAAVTGCFSDTDIIIFRQTKAVIDLIEAQMAECQKELTALCGKHFPQQYRRLQTIPGVKERAATAIIAETGVDMKMFATAASLVGWCGLKPRNDVSNGRYKSRKVTHGNRYLREILIEIAWVASRTRNCFFSNFSYVQTTVKKKSRMKIQVAIARKILVAIWHMLSKEQDFIDIYLKRLEQQRLLEEQLKSFESKMA; this is encoded by the coding sequence ATGGACAGAAACCGAACAGTCGCCGGCCTTGATGTCCACAAAGATAGCATTTATCTTTGTATTATGGGGCATGACGAGGCCATCATTTTCGAAAAAACCTATGGAGTTCTTACTCCCGACCTGCGCCAGATGTGTAATGATATGACAGCCCGGGGCGTAACCGAGGCCGCCATGGAGAGTACAGCTGTATATTGGGTGCCCGTATGGAACGAGCTTTGCGGGTCGATGGAACTCAAGCTTGTCAATCCTTATTTCATCAAACAGCTTCCGGGACGCAAGAGCGATATCAAGGATGCCCAGTGGATAGCCGAATGTTTGCTGAAGAATCTTATCAGAGGAAGTTTCGTTCCCGAGACAATAGTTCAGGACATGCGCAAGCTTAACCGCCGCATCATGGATCTCAACGAAGATCTGACCTACAACACCAACAAGCTTGATGCGGCCCTTCAGCGCTGCGGGTTCAGGCTGAGCAACTACGTGAGCCGGATAAAGGGGAAAAGCTATCAGTCGGTACTTTCCTGCATAATCGACGGTGAGCGTGATCCGGGAAAGCTGATCGCCAAGGTTCATGGCCGCACCATCAACAAGCATGGCCGCCAGACGATAATGGCGGCCGTCACAGGCTGCTTCTCGGATACAGATATTATCATCTTCAGGCAGACTAAGGCGGTCATAGACCTGATAGAGGCACAGATGGCGGAATGCCAGAAGGAACTCACCGCCCTGTGCGGGAAACACTTTCCCCAGCAGTACAGACGTCTTCAGACCATCCCCGGAGTCAAGGAACGCGCGGCCACGGCAATAATTGCGGAGACAGGGGTTGACATGAAGATGTTTGCAACAGCGGCATCTCTTGTCGGATGGTGCGGACTCAAACCGCGAAACGATGTCAGCAATGGTCGCTACAAAAGCAGAAAAGTGACGCACGGAAACAGATATCTCAGAGAAATACTGATTGAAATCGCATGGGTCGCATCAAGAACCCGGAACTGTTTCTTCTCAAATTTCAGCTACGTCCAGACCACGGTCAAGAAAAAGAGCAGGATGAAAATTCAGGTGGCCATCGCACGCAAGATACTCGTCGCCATATGGCACATGCTCTCCAAAGAGCAGGACTTCATCGACATCTACCTCAAAAGACTTGAGCAGCAGAGGCTCCTGGAGGAGCAACTCAAATCTTTCGAATCGAAAATGGCCTGA
- the tsaB gene encoding tRNA (adenosine(37)-N6)-threonylcarbamoyltransferase complex dimerization subunit type 1 TsaB: MATILNIDTSTSVCSVALTMDGNVIDRREDYNGRNHASLLSGYIEDMLAAAKKHEVALDAIAVSMGPGSYTGLRIGLSEAKGLAYAMNLPLIGVDTLQTMTVAVMFSDFFDENVLFAPMIDARRMEVYTAVHDFALENVLSPRPLILDEDSYREQLDCGPVIFFGDGSDKARPLLEKHPNANFITEIHPVAANMMALSERAYHKSEFIDLAYSVPNYLKDFQAIKPKKLF, encoded by the coding sequence ATGGCAACTATATTGAATATCGACACATCTACAAGCGTATGTTCTGTTGCGCTGACTATGGATGGCAATGTGATTGATCGCCGTGAGGATTACAACGGACGTAACCATGCATCATTACTGAGCGGGTATATCGAGGATATGCTTGCGGCGGCAAAGAAGCATGAAGTGGCGCTTGATGCGATTGCGGTCAGTATGGGTCCTGGCAGTTATACCGGTCTGCGCATAGGATTGTCTGAGGCCAAGGGACTTGCATATGCGATGAATCTGCCGCTCATAGGTGTCGATACATTGCAGACAATGACTGTGGCCGTTATGTTCAGTGATTTCTTTGATGAGAATGTGCTGTTCGCGCCGATGATTGATGCCCGGCGTATGGAAGTGTACACCGCTGTTCATGATTTCGCATTGGAGAATGTGCTGTCGCCGCGTCCGTTGATATTGGATGAGGACAGTTATCGTGAGCAGCTCGATTGCGGGCCGGTAATATTCTTTGGCGATGGCAGTGATAAAGCACGTCCGTTGCTTGAAAAGCATCCAAATGCAAATTTCATAACCGAAATACATCCTGTAGCGGCCAATATGATGGCTCTTTCCGAAAGAGCTTATCATAAAAGCGAATTTATTGATCTGGCTTATTCCGTGCCAAATTATCTTAAGGATTTTCAGGCGATAAAGCCTAAGAAACTGTTTTAG
- the rlmH gene encoding 23S rRNA (pseudouridine(1915)-N(3))-methyltransferase RlmH — protein sequence MKIELIVVGKTATPYLKEGIEHYVKRLTHYVPYEIRTISDIKTSKALTAERQKEMEGEFILQQIQPGDRVVLLDEHGREMTSREFAGYLEKAMSTVGKRLLFVVGGPYGFSKKVYDRADGKLSLSQMTFSHEMIRLFFTEQVYRAMTILRGEPYHHD from the coding sequence ATGAAGATTGAGCTTATAGTAGTAGGAAAGACTGCAACGCCTTACCTCAAGGAGGGGATTGAGCACTATGTGAAGCGCCTGACTCATTATGTCCCTTATGAAATACGTACCATCAGCGACATAAAGACCTCCAAGGCCCTTACTGCCGAGCGGCAGAAAGAGATGGAAGGCGAGTTTATTCTACAGCAGATTCAGCCGGGCGACCGCGTTGTGTTGCTTGACGAACATGGCCGTGAGATGACCTCTCGCGAATTTGCCGGTTATCTGGAAAAGGCAATGTCTACAGTCGGCAAGAGATTGCTGTTTGTCGTTGGAGGGCCATATGGCTTCTCAAAAAAAGTGTATGATCGGGCCGACGGCAAGCTGTCGTTATCCCAAATGACCTTTTCCCATGAGATGATACGTCTGTTCTTTACCGAACAGGTGTATCGGGCAATGACGATATTGCGCGGCGAGCCATATCATCATGATTAG